Proteins from one Oncorhynchus masou masou isolate Uvic2021 chromosome 12, UVic_Omas_1.1, whole genome shotgun sequence genomic window:
- the LOC135550035 gene encoding elongin-A-like isoform X2: MKQLPGHRTPALNMAEELLEVVERLQSRLSENLEPRKETGVGKTVNSFRKHDLAGDLAKSLVAKWKKLVPTPSAERPGNAKDLRTHGHPRSSEGKDGRRERVRELSPEEPPPHVEEDDEEEEERSYHTNYSPSPPQHHYSPPQVGHGGQRGGYQSEGYESPTEEEPEPVPSPPRKEVRHAKPQKEPGREHHSSHGDERRQRHAQASSGGGEGKKISMGKEPQHSGKASKHSRHSAQHESKKDKRGGSEGRSREPRDSPILAQTPEEQAEEAFDTPAVSFESFLTYDAPTPTKKKKKPGSSSRPSSHHHTPRPPVQPSPAAPSSSKESKPSKANGNRSKRADPAQTPTTPVPEKRRRVVEVVSTLPDIPLPAIQPYYRPLPSIDLTPLSPQRRKGPVSNDAEEDTGFTGRRFNSKMTVYSGSKTSYLPKMMSLYEQCIRVLQNNIDSIDEVGGVPFEILEPVLERCTPEQLYRIEQCNQCFMEDSDELWQRHCQRDFKRETPQEYESWREMYLRKHDEREERLRKLTQNISSAHANKPKGRQVKMAFVNSVAKPPRDVRRRQEKFGTTSTSTASSTAAAAPIKIRPAMSYSSHLAEPSLSSSHDSPPETSRSSGPSGGGCPSARDNKPQVKKIAPMMAKTIKAFKNRFSRR, translated from the exons ATGAAGCAGCTTCCGGGTCACAGGACACCAGCACTAAACATGGCGGAGGAGCTGTTGGAAGTGGTGGAGAGACTTCAGTCTCGGCTCTCCGAAAACCTAGAGCCTCGCAAG GAAACTGGAGTAGGAAAAACTGTGAATTCGTTCCGGAAACATGATCTTGCTGGAGATCTTGCGAAGAGCCTTGTGGCCAAGTGGAAGAAACTGGTTCCCACCCCGTCTGCTGAAAG ACCCGGCAACGCGAAGGATTTACGGACACACGGGCACCCTCGCAGCTCTGAGGGAAAGGACGGGAGGCGCGAACGTGTCCGGGAACTATCCCCGGAGGAGCCGCCTCCTCATGTAGAGGAGGAcgacgaagaggaggaggaaagaagcTACCACACAAactactccccctccccccctcagcACCACTACAGCCCCCCACAGGTTGGCCACGGTGGCCAACGAGGGGGGTATCAGTCGGAGGGCTACGAGAGCCCCACGGAGGAAGAGCCAGAGCCCGTGCCCAGCCCCCCTCGCAAAGAGGTCCGACACGCCAAACCGCAAAAAGAGCCTGGGAGGGAGCATCACAGTTCCCACGGCGACGAGAGACGGCAACGTCACGCCCAGGCGAGCAGTGGTGGTGGCGAAGGGAAGAAGATCAGCATGGGAAAAGAACCGCAGCACAGTGGCAAGGCCTCCAAGCACAGTCGGCACTCCGCGCAGCACGAGAGCAAGAAGGACAAGAGAGGGGGAAGTGAAG GGAGGTCACGTGAGCCTAGGGACTCTCCTATATTAGCCCAGACACCTGAGGAGCAGGCAGAAGAGGCATTTGATACCCCCGCCGTGTCGTTTGAATCCTTCCTCACATATGACGCCCCTACGCCCactaagaagaagaagaagcccgGCAGCAGCAGTCGGCCCTcctcccaccaccacacacctcGTCCTCCTGTCCAGCCTTCGCCTGCTGCCCCTTCCTCCTCCAAGGAGTCCAAGCCCAGCAAGGCAAACGGGAACCGCAGCAAGAGGGCTGATCCAGCCCAGACCCCAACAACCCCGGTGCCTGAGAAACGCAGGAGG GTGGTCGAGGTTGTGTCCACACTGCCTGATATCCCTCTGCCGGCCATCCAGCCTTACTACAGACCTCTGCCTTCCATTGATCTCACACCATTGTCCCCTCAGCGGCGCAAAG GTCCTGTGTCAAATGACGCCGAGGAGGACACCGGCTTCACTGGGAGACGCTTTAACTCTAAAATGACTGTCTACTCGGGTTCAAAGACGTCTTATCTGCCCAAGATGATGAGTCTGTACGAGCAGTGCATCAGGGTGCTACAAAACAACATTGACT CAATTGATGAGGTGGGAGGCGTGCCTTTTGAGATACTGGAACCAGTACTAGAGCGATGCACCCCAGAACAGCTTTACCGCATTGAGCAGTGCAATCAG TGTTTTATGGAGGACTCTGATGAGCTTTGGCAACGCCACTGCCAGCGTGACTTCAAGCGTGAGACGCCCCAGGAGTACGAATCATGGCGGGAGATGTACCTGCGGAAACACGACGAGCGGGAGGAGCGCCTGCGCAAGCTCACCCAAAACATCAGCTCGGCCCATGCCAACAAGCCCAAAG GTCGACAGGTTAAAATGGCATTTGTGAACTCTGTCGCAAAACCTCCACGTGATGTCCGTCGGCGACAGGAGAAGTTTGGCACCACAAGCACCTCCACTGCCAGCTCCACCGCAGCTGCTGCTCCGatcaa AATAAGGCCTGCCATGTCTTATAGCTCTCACTTGGCTGagcccagcctctcctcctctcacgaCAGTCCCCCTGAGACCTCTCGCTCCTCAGGCCCCAGCGGTGGGGGTTGCCCCAGCGCAAGAGACAACAAGCCACAGGTCAAAA
- the LOC135550035 gene encoding elongin-A-like isoform X1 yields MKQLPGHRTPALNMAEELLEVVERLQSRLSENLEPRKLLKTLKRLGELPMTVDILVETGVGKTVNSFRKHDLAGDLAKSLVAKWKKLVPTPSAERPGNAKDLRTHGHPRSSEGKDGRRERVRELSPEEPPPHVEEDDEEEEERSYHTNYSPSPPQHHYSPPQVGHGGQRGGYQSEGYESPTEEEPEPVPSPPRKEVRHAKPQKEPGREHHSSHGDERRQRHAQASSGGGEGKKISMGKEPQHSGKASKHSRHSAQHESKKDKRGGSEGRSREPRDSPILAQTPEEQAEEAFDTPAVSFESFLTYDAPTPTKKKKKPGSSSRPSSHHHTPRPPVQPSPAAPSSSKESKPSKANGNRSKRADPAQTPTTPVPEKRRRVVEVVSTLPDIPLPAIQPYYRPLPSIDLTPLSPQRRKGPVSNDAEEDTGFTGRRFNSKMTVYSGSKTSYLPKMMSLYEQCIRVLQNNIDSIDEVGGVPFEILEPVLERCTPEQLYRIEQCNQCFMEDSDELWQRHCQRDFKRETPQEYESWREMYLRKHDEREERLRKLTQNISSAHANKPKGRQVKMAFVNSVAKPPRDVRRRQEKFGTTSTSTASSTAAAAPIKIRPAMSYSSHLAEPSLSSSHDSPPETSRSSGPSGGGCPSARDNKPQVKKIAPMMAKTIKAFKNRFSRR; encoded by the exons ATGAAGCAGCTTCCGGGTCACAGGACACCAGCACTAAACATGGCGGAGGAGCTGTTGGAAGTGGTGGAGAGACTTCAGTCTCGGCTCTCCGAAAACCTAGAGCCTCGCAAG CTCCTGAAGACACTCAAAAGGCTGGGGGAGCTGCCTATGACTGTGGATATCCTTGTG GAAACTGGAGTAGGAAAAACTGTGAATTCGTTCCGGAAACATGATCTTGCTGGAGATCTTGCGAAGAGCCTTGTGGCCAAGTGGAAGAAACTGGTTCCCACCCCGTCTGCTGAAAG ACCCGGCAACGCGAAGGATTTACGGACACACGGGCACCCTCGCAGCTCTGAGGGAAAGGACGGGAGGCGCGAACGTGTCCGGGAACTATCCCCGGAGGAGCCGCCTCCTCATGTAGAGGAGGAcgacgaagaggaggaggaaagaagcTACCACACAAactactccccctccccccctcagcACCACTACAGCCCCCCACAGGTTGGCCACGGTGGCCAACGAGGGGGGTATCAGTCGGAGGGCTACGAGAGCCCCACGGAGGAAGAGCCAGAGCCCGTGCCCAGCCCCCCTCGCAAAGAGGTCCGACACGCCAAACCGCAAAAAGAGCCTGGGAGGGAGCATCACAGTTCCCACGGCGACGAGAGACGGCAACGTCACGCCCAGGCGAGCAGTGGTGGTGGCGAAGGGAAGAAGATCAGCATGGGAAAAGAACCGCAGCACAGTGGCAAGGCCTCCAAGCACAGTCGGCACTCCGCGCAGCACGAGAGCAAGAAGGACAAGAGAGGGGGAAGTGAAG GGAGGTCACGTGAGCCTAGGGACTCTCCTATATTAGCCCAGACACCTGAGGAGCAGGCAGAAGAGGCATTTGATACCCCCGCCGTGTCGTTTGAATCCTTCCTCACATATGACGCCCCTACGCCCactaagaagaagaagaagcccgGCAGCAGCAGTCGGCCCTcctcccaccaccacacacctcGTCCTCCTGTCCAGCCTTCGCCTGCTGCCCCTTCCTCCTCCAAGGAGTCCAAGCCCAGCAAGGCAAACGGGAACCGCAGCAAGAGGGCTGATCCAGCCCAGACCCCAACAACCCCGGTGCCTGAGAAACGCAGGAGG GTGGTCGAGGTTGTGTCCACACTGCCTGATATCCCTCTGCCGGCCATCCAGCCTTACTACAGACCTCTGCCTTCCATTGATCTCACACCATTGTCCCCTCAGCGGCGCAAAG GTCCTGTGTCAAATGACGCCGAGGAGGACACCGGCTTCACTGGGAGACGCTTTAACTCTAAAATGACTGTCTACTCGGGTTCAAAGACGTCTTATCTGCCCAAGATGATGAGTCTGTACGAGCAGTGCATCAGGGTGCTACAAAACAACATTGACT CAATTGATGAGGTGGGAGGCGTGCCTTTTGAGATACTGGAACCAGTACTAGAGCGATGCACCCCAGAACAGCTTTACCGCATTGAGCAGTGCAATCAG TGTTTTATGGAGGACTCTGATGAGCTTTGGCAACGCCACTGCCAGCGTGACTTCAAGCGTGAGACGCCCCAGGAGTACGAATCATGGCGGGAGATGTACCTGCGGAAACACGACGAGCGGGAGGAGCGCCTGCGCAAGCTCACCCAAAACATCAGCTCGGCCCATGCCAACAAGCCCAAAG GTCGACAGGTTAAAATGGCATTTGTGAACTCTGTCGCAAAACCTCCACGTGATGTCCGTCGGCGACAGGAGAAGTTTGGCACCACAAGCACCTCCACTGCCAGCTCCACCGCAGCTGCTGCTCCGatcaa AATAAGGCCTGCCATGTCTTATAGCTCTCACTTGGCTGagcccagcctctcctcctctcacgaCAGTCCCCCTGAGACCTCTCGCTCCTCAGGCCCCAGCGGTGGGGGTTGCCCCAGCGCAAGAGACAACAAGCCACAGGTCAAAA